The genomic window GGACATAGTCATCCATCAAGAGAGCTATGGCTGAAAGTGAGGCATACATTGATAAAAACTCTGGGCTGTGAACTTGCTCTCTTCACTTGCTAACCCTCTCTACTCTAATCTATCTTAATTTCCCAGCTCCCACTTACTCACCAGATGCCTACAGGGCTGCACTGCTTTCAGAGGTGGGAAGGAGAGCAGCAGGAGAACAAAGCCCTTTGTGATCCTCCCACCTTCTCCTTTGCGCCATGCTTTGTTGGAGCTGCAACCATGTTCAGGCACACGGACACACCACCAACCTCCCTCTCTCCGATTCTCTGTCGCTCACAGAACACACACATGACTTTCTCCCTTACAAAAGCCTACCCAGGCTTGCAGACAGTCGGAGAAACAATTAGGGCAACCACCCCAACTGCTTCTCCAACACTTCGGTCATTATGTAACAGGAACAAATGTTTTTGAAAAGTATATTTCCAAGTAATGGAAATCACCATTTTAAAAGATGGTTTGCAATGCACCCCCTTGTATTATCTCAGCTTTTCACTTTCATTTCCAATCCTTCCCCTTATCTATCCTTATTTTAGCTTTCACTCCTGACTGAAAGTTAATCATATTGGAGAAATGCAAGAGGTGAACAGGACCCAGGTGTCTGAGTTCATTCTTTTAGGATTCACAGATCGTTCTGAAGTGGAGATACCCTTGTTTTTGCTCTTTCTACTAATCTACCTCCTAACAGTGATGGGAAATCTGGGTATGATTGTGTTAATCCAGACAGATCCCAGTTTGCAATCTCCGATGTACTTTTTCCTCAGCAACCTATCCTTCATTGACATTTGCTACTCCTCCACTATCATTCCCAGGCTGTTGTGTGACCTCCTTACAAATAGGAAAGTGATTTCGTACAACGCATGTGCGACCCAGATGTGGTTCTTCACCCTCTATGCTACAACAGAGTGCTACCTTTTGGCGGCTATGGCTTATGATCGCTTTGTTGCCATCTGCAAACCACTGATTTATCCTGTTGCCATGGCCAGAAACGTCTGTCTTCAGCTTGTGGCTGGGTGCTACCTGGTGGGACTTTTTATTGCCATTGTCCACACAAGTGGTGTCTTTAGACTCTCCTTCTGTGGTCCTAATGAAATCAGTTCCTTCTACTGTGACATCCCTCCTTTGTTGCGGCTCTCCTGCTCAGACAACTATGTTTCCAAGGTTGTACTCTtcgtcctttccacttttgttgtGGTAGGGAATGCAATTATTGTTCTTGTGTCCTATGCTTATGTCATCTCTGCCATCTTGAGGATGCGGTCATCCACAGGCAGACAGAAGACCTTCTCAACCTGTGCCTCACACCTGACTGCCGTTGTACTGTATTACGGGTCCTTGACCTTCATGTATGTGCAGCCTGGAGGCATTGAGGCAGTGGAGCAAGACAAGATTGTGTCTGTCTTCTACACCATTGTGATCCCCATGGTGAACCCTGTCATCTACAGTCTGAGGAACGAGGAGGTGAAAAGAGCCCTGAAGAAAAGACTGAGTAAGAAAATATTTCACCAGAGGCCACAGTAGCAACCATTCATATGGTGTGGATTATTATGATTTTGCTCAGTCCTGTGCATTTGTCTGCCCTCTCACATATGGGTGATACTGGAGCTGAGCCTAAATTTCTGAGATGTGATTTTTTTCTAAGgcaatttctgaaattctttttctgttttgagTGGTATAAAAGcttggtgaaataaataaataaatgacaaatccAGGTAGCTTTGAGGCACTGGGTGGGTAGGTGTTGTAGTGCTGGTGGGGATGTTGGTCAGGCTGCCAGCACAATTACTGCTGTCCAAATTGGGCATTAATGGAGTATTGCTTCTGCTGTTGAGGGTGAAGAGATAAGGGGTGATGCAGCCACAGTGGCAAAAGCATTgaattgtctctctctctccctctccctctctggaaCTGGCAGTGACACTTGGCATTGGGAAGGCATGTGAGCAGTGCCACCATGCCTGTGCTGCCTCATTGCCTGCTGCAATTGCTATTGCCATTTCCAGTGGCAgcaatttaaaaattcattttttaaaaaagaagctgtgctgctgccactgctaatGATGAGCCCCACTTCTGAGATACTGTGATCCCTGCCCCTGACAGTCCCTGCAGAAATTGAGTAAAATAGCCCACCAATTTGTCTATCTGGAAATATGGCAGATAAATTTGAGGGGCTATTTGTGCACAGCCCTAGCCTATATATTGCATGTATTTTACTGTCTATACAACACTATCAGTCTTCAACATCTGGCAGAATTTCAGGGTgcaattctgatttattttttgaatagtgaacattttcatttattgctCTTTTGGAATTTTGAGTTTGAGGACTGTTTTTAAGGAATTgatgtaaagcagggatggaaaatacccagatattactggactacaactcccattatcactGGTCATTGGCCATTCCAACTGTGGCTCCCACCACTACAATGAGAAGGATGGACTAGTTTTGACTGGAGGCATACCAATCTGGTCAGTGGTGCTTCTGCTATTGCAAGCACGTCCCTCTGCCCCCTTTGACTCTGTGCACCATAGCTACAAACAGGGGTgctgacttgggccccaggttatgaGTGCCCAATGGTGCATGTGATGTAAAACGACATCATGGCTTCATGTTGTGTTGGTGCTTCTGAGGCCTTGCAGGGTCTCAGAGGTTACATCCAAAGCCTCACGAGACCTCTGATGAGATTTCTAGTTTCTACCGGAAGTCGTGTTCAGAGGCTGGCAGGGCCTCGGACATTGCTTCTCAGACCTCGCAGGGTCTCCAAAGTCACATCTGAGGCCTCGTGAGGCCTCCGAATGCAACTTCCAGTAGAAGGTCTCATTTTATGGCTTGTGTGTTGCAGCACTGATTGTGTGTGCTGGATGTACTCACATAAGACTTACACGGAACAAacacaagaaaacaacaactaagaCTACAGCCAAAATGGAGGGTGGAGGGTGCACTAGCCAATTAAGATAAAACACGGGCAACAAAcaatgtttacttatttatttactgatttaCTGACTTTAAGGAAGGGAATGATTAATTGGCAAAGGACAGAAAAATGAACAGATAATAGGCTGGATACCAGTAGGCATTGGATGGGAAAACAAGACAaaataattaatataaataaCCACTAATGGATTAACCACTAATGTTAACAAAAGCTAAGTAGGGTACTACTGCAaagattcacacatgcacacatgcacacacaacacaaGATGAAGTGGAACAcagaactgtaaaaaaaaaaaactatctaaAAAGCTTTAAGTAAAAAACAAACTTTAGCTCCTTGGATAGAGGATAGAAGGTGGTTCTCAGTGTCATGCTCTATTTACGAACTGTATTCTgtttactgttttgaattttctcAATATTTGACAACTCAGATTTTAATTAGGTCCACCGAGCTTGTATATTGTTATGGCATCTCAAAGGACTTCCAAAACTAACTATAAAATTCATGTTTCTCCATTGGAAGTCAGAGTTCTCCTTGTTTCCTCTTTATATTTAGCCTCGACCATCTCAAACTGAAAGACTAAGCCAGGGACACGGATCATATCAGAGGAGAACCACTGCAGGacctgcagatttatttattctttttaacatCATGCACTTAACTGCAAAAGACACGTGTATGTGAGGCTGCTTTGCATGATTAACCCCTTGGCTTGGCAAATAACAAGAGGTAAGGTGCTGATCCTAGACCTTTGTAGACATCTCTTGATTTTTCTGAGAGCTTTACATGAGTATCAGCCCCTGATTCAGTTGATAGAAACCTGTTGGAAAATAGCCCAATGATTGttagtgtgtgttttttaaaaccaatTCTGCTTGTCCCATAACTAGAAAGCACatgtctgagtggttttccacttgaccaatgctttctaggcatggatccaAGTGATTTCCCCCTTGCctcactcctttcccagggaaaacctgctctttaggtCTTAAATcacaacaccagatggtgctgtggagtcccgtctttccctactagatttccctgtatgagtttacaacgcatttaactgaattgcttctttgatgtgtctagatccagccatgcAATCACCATGTACATACAGACACACATGCCTATGCAtacctccttccctctctcagtTGGCCCAAGGGTATTTCTCTGTCTCTCATAGAACTGAACACACCTCTCTCCCTCACAATTGCTTCTCTAACACTAGAAGAAGAATCTCTTTAGGGCATTGCAAGCCCACCACCGCCTTCAACAGTACACAGCAGGGTGGCAAAGTGATCCTTTTTCTCCAATGGAAGTTATACTTCTCCTTGTTTCCTTTTAATCTTTAGTCCCAACCATCTAAAACTGAAAGATTAAGAAGGATCGTATCAGAAGAGAATCACCGCAGGATCTGCGGGAGTTTTTTTACATCatggacatgttgttgttgttgttcagtcgttcagtcgtgtccgactcttcgtgaccccatggaccagagcacgccaggcacgcctatccttcactgcctcccgcagtttggccaaactcatgttagtagcttcgagaatactgtccaaccatctcatcctctgtcgtccccttctccttgtgccctcaatctttcccaacatcagggtcttttccagggagtcttctcttctcatgaggtggccaaagtactggagcctcaacttcaggatctgtccttctagtgagcactcagggccgatttccttgagaatggataggtttgatcttcttgcagtccatgggactctcaagagtctcctccagcaccataattcaaaagcatcaattcttcggcgatcagccttcttgatggtccagctctcacttccgtacattactactggaaaaaccatagctttaactatacggacctttgtcggcaaggtgatgtctttgctttttaagatgctgtctaggtttgtcattgcttttctcccaagaagcaggcgtcttctaatttcgtgactgctgtcaccatctgcagtgatcatggaacccaagaaagtgaaatctctcactgcctccatttcttccccttctatttgccaggaggtgatgggaccagtggccatgatcttagtttttttgatgttgagcttcagaccatattttgcgctttcctctttcaccctcattaaaaggttcttcaattcctcctcactttctgccatcaaggttgtatcatcagcatatctgaggttgttgatattttttccggcaatcttaattccagtttgggattcatccagcccagcctttcgcatgatgaattctgcatataagttaaataagcagggggacaatatacagccttgtcgtactcctttcccaattttgaaccaatcagttattccatatccagttctaactgtagcttcttgtcccacatacagatttctcaggagacggatgaggtgatcaggcactcccatttctttaagaacttgccatagtttgctgtggtcgacacagtcaaatgcttttgcgtagtcaatgaagcagaagtagatgtttttctggaactctctagctttctccataatccagcgcatgtttgcaatttggtctctggttcctctgccccttcgaaatccagcttgcacttctgggagttctcggtccacgtactgcttaagcctgccttgtagaattttaagcataaccttgctagcgtgtgaaatgagtgcaattgtgcggtagttagagcattctttggcactgcccttctttgggattgggatgtaaactgatcttctccaatcctctggccactgctgagttttccaaacttgttggcatattgagtgtagcaccttaacagcatcatcttttaggattttaaatagttcagctggaatatcatcacttccactggccttgttgttagcaaggctttctaaggcccatttgacttcactctccaggatgtctggctcaaggtcagcaaccacactacctggggtgtatgagacctctatatctttctggtatagttcctctgtgtattcttgccacctcttcttgatgtcttctgcttctgttaggtcctttccacttttgtccttaattgtggtaatctttgtacgaaatgttcctttcatatctccaattttcttgaacagttctctggtttttcccattctgttattttcctctatttctttgcattgttcatttagaaaggccctcttgtctctccttgctattctttggaaatctgcattcaatttcctgtatctttcactatctccctcgcattttgcttgccttctctcccccgctatttttaaggcctcattggacagccactttgctttcttgcatttctttttcattgggatggttttcgttgctgtctcctgtataatgttacgagcctccatccacagttcttcaggcactctatccaccaaatctaagtccttaaacctgtttttcacttcaactgagtattcataaggaatttgatttagattgtatcttactggcccagtggtttttcctactttcttcagtttaagctggaattttgctataagaagctgatgatcagagccacagtcagctccaggtcttgtttttgctgagtgtatagagcttctccatctttggctgcagagaatataatcaatctgatttcgatgttgcccatctggtgatgtccatgtgtagagtcgtctcttgtgttgttggaaaagagtgtttgtgatgaccagcttgttctcttgacagaactctattagcctttgccctgcttcattttgaactccaaggccaaacttgccagttgttccttttatctcttgactccctactttagcattccaatcccctataatgagaagaacatccttctttggtgtcatttctataaggtgttgtaagtcttcatagaattggtcaatttcagtttcttcagcactggaagttggtgcataaacttggattactgtgatgttaaaaggactgccttggattcgtatcgagatcaatctatcatttttgaaattgcatcccagtacagctttcgccactcttttgttgactatgagagccactccatttcttttacgggattcctgcccgcagtagtagatatgatagtcatctgaactgaattcgcccattcccgtccattttatttcactgatgcctaggatgtcaatgtttattcttgccatctcatttttgaccacatccagcttaccaaggttcatggttcttacattccaggttcctatgcaatacttttctttacagcattggactttcctttcgcttccaggcatatccgcaaccgagcgtcctttcggctttggcccagccgcttcatcagctctggatctacttgtacttgtcctccgctcttccccagtagcatgttggacgccttccgacctgaggggctcatcttccagcgtcataacttttatatgcctgttgtctttgtccatggagttttcttggcagggatactggagtgggttgccagttcctcctccaggtggatcacgtttggtccacaTCATGGACATACTGTACCTGAAAAAGCCAAAAAGCCTTTTTGGCGGCTTTGCATGATTAATCCCTTGGTTTGGCAAGTAACAAAAGTTAAGGTGCTGATCATAGACCTTTGTTGAGCTCTCTTGGTTTTCAGATAGCTTTTCAAGAGCAACAAGCACTGTTTCCGTTGGTAGAAACCTATTGGGAAGTAGCCAGATGACTGAGTCCCAAGAACACATGTTCTCTAGGCCTGTTCTATAGACTTGATATCATaactggaaaggaaaggaaggaattgAACATCTGTTTGGTATTCACTTTTGTAAACAAGTTCAGGTCCACAGTTTCCCCCCAATATTCTAGGATGAGAAAAATTACACATGGTGAGGAAATGGTCATGGAGAATTACACCACAACGACTGAGTTCATCCTTCGTGGACTGACAGATCAGCCAGAACTGAAGATTCCCCTCTTTGTGATCTTTCTAGGGATCTATGCTGTCAGCATCGTGGGTAATCTAGGAATGATTGTTTTAATAGGAATTGACTCTCGACTTCACACACCCATGTATTTTTTCCTTTGCTACCTGTCCTTTGTTGACTTCTGTTACTCCACCGTCATCACTCCCAAGATGCTGGTGAACTTTGTAGCTGATGCTAACATCATTTCATTCCGTGGATGTGCAGTGCAGTTCTACTTCTTTGGCTCATTTGCGGGCATTGAGGGTTTCCTTTTGGCGGTAATGGCATATGACAGGTACAATGCCATTTGCAACCCACTCCTCTACAAGGTGATTATGTCATGGAAAGTCTGCAGCTACTTAGTAATTGCCTCGTTTCTAGCTGGGTTTATAAAGGCAGCAATTCACACTTATTTCACGTTCCACCTGCACTTTTGTGATTCTAACATCATCAACCACTTCTTCTGTGACACGCCCCCTCTCCTCGCACTCTCTTGCACTGACATACACATCAACCTGATCATCATTTTTGCCTTTGCCAGTTTTAATGAATTAAGCTGCCTCATCACAATTCTTATTTCCTACATCTATATCCTCTCTGCCATCTTACGGATCAGCTCCTCAGAAGGGAGGCACAAAGCTTTCTCTACCTGTGCTTCCCACTTACTGGCAGTCACCATATTCTTTGGAACAATCCTGTTCATGTATTTGAGACCCAGCTCCAGCCACTCTATGGACCAAGACAAAATAGTCTCTGTCTTCTACACTGTGGTGATTCCCATGCTGAACCCACTGATCTACAGCTTGAGGAACAGGGAGGTAAAAGATGCTCTGAGAAAAGCTGTGCGTAGGAAAGCTGTGTTTTAACACGTTGCCTACTGGAAGACTATCAATGTGTGCTTTGGGCATGTTGGTAGTAGACTAGCTTTAGCACAATTTTATAAATGTATTGTTAAATGTAAATGTTATCAGTTGATTTTTACCCAGTACTGTTTAGCTCATATTTTCATTATGTTGGGAAGAACAGACTGTTTGGGGtagagctgcagctcagtggaagagcatctgcattgcctgcagaaggtcctctGGTTCAGTCACGAGCATCTCTAGGTAGGCTAGGAgagaccccagtctgaaacccaggagagtccctgccagtcaatgtaaacgatgctgatctagatggatcaatgatctgattcagtataaggcagcttcttatatcCCTAACTTCATTATAATGGAACCTAATGACTTGTAATTCAGCCAGGTATCCAGATTGTGCAGAAATAACTTATGGAGACCTAGCATCAACTAAGTTCGACTcaaagtagactcattgaaatttatgaacctaagttagtaatGTGTATTAACTCaggactactctgagtagggctagcattgaatGCCACCCATAGACATGGATCCTAATTTCCTTTCTTTCAACAGGAGCTTTCTCTGAGTGAAGTTCCATCAGCAGCAACAGAGAAGGTGATTTTTGCCATTCCCCCATGCAGTCACTGTTGGATTTCCACCCCTGGAAACC from Lacerta agilis isolate rLacAgi1 chromosome 1, rLacAgi1.pri, whole genome shotgun sequence includes these protein-coding regions:
- the LOC117051944 gene encoding olfactory receptor 8U9-like, producing MQEVNRTQVSEFILLGFTDRSEVEIPLFLLFLLIYLLTVMGNLGMIVLIQTDPSLQSPMYFFLSNLSFIDICYSSTIIPRLLCDLLTNRKVISYNACATQMWFFTLYATTECYLLAAMAYDRFVAICKPLIYPVAMARNVCLQLVAGCYLVGLFIAIVHTSGVFRLSFCGPNEISSFYCDIPPLLRLSCSDNYVSKVVLFVLSTFVVVGNAIIVLVSYAYVISAILRMRSSTGRQKTFSTCASHLTAVVLYYGSLTFMYVQPGGIEAVEQDKIVSVFYTIVIPMVNPVIYSLRNEEVKRALKKRLR
- the LOC117051895 gene encoding olfactory receptor 1020-like isoform X2, encoding MSGSRSATTLPGFILRGLTDQPELKIPLFVIFLGIYAVSIVGNLGMIVLIGIDSRLHTPMYFFLCYLSFVDFCYSTVITPKMLVNFVADANIISFRGCAVQFYFFGSFAGIEGFLLAVMAYDRYNAICNPLLYKVIMSWKVCSYLVIASFLAGFIKAAIHTYFTFHLHFCDSNIINHFFCDTPPLLALSCTDIHINLIIIFAFASFNELSCLITILISYIYILSAILRISSSEGRHKAFSTCASHLLAVTIFFGTILFMYLRPSSSHSMDQDKIVSVFYTVVIPMLNPLIYSLRNREVKDALRKAVRRKAVF
- the LOC117051895 gene encoding olfactory receptor 1020-like isoform X1, translated to MRKITHGEEMVMENYTTTTEFILRGLTDQPELKIPLFVIFLGIYAVSIVGNLGMIVLIGIDSRLHTPMYFFLCYLSFVDFCYSTVITPKMLVNFVADANIISFRGCAVQFYFFGSFAGIEGFLLAVMAYDRYNAICNPLLYKVIMSWKVCSYLVIASFLAGFIKAAIHTYFTFHLHFCDSNIINHFFCDTPPLLALSCTDIHINLIIIFAFASFNELSCLITILISYIYILSAILRISSSEGRHKAFSTCASHLLAVTIFFGTILFMYLRPSSSHSMDQDKIVSVFYTVVIPMLNPLIYSLRNREVKDALRKAVRRKAVF